The DNA region GTCCCGCACGACGTCCAGGACGGGGGCCAGGCCCTGGTGGACGCCGACGGAGGCCAGGTCGTGGCCGATGCGACGGGCCATCTCCTCGACCAGGTCCGGGTCGAAGGTGGCGCCCCAGGCCAGGGGGACCGGGTACGCGGTGGCGCCCCAGGCCGTGAAGCCCGCCAGGCACTCCTCGTGGGCGACGGCGGGGATGCCGAAGCGGCCGGCCTCGGCGATGCGGCGCTGGGCGCGGGCCAATGCCTGCGCGCCCAGCGCCGGGTCCACGGGGGACGTGCCGAAGGAGCGGGTCAGCTGGCCCAGGCCGTGGGGGATCAGCTCGTCCCAGTCGAAGTCCGAGGCCATCTCGTCCTGGTTCGGGGCGACTCCGTCGCCGTCCGTGGCGGCGCCCACCCACACGCCGTACAGCTGGGCGGTCTTCTCCTCCAGGGTCATCCGGGCGAGCAGGTCGTCGACCCGGGCCTCGGCGGGCAGGGCGGGATCACGCCAGGGGGCGGTGGTCATGAAACTCCTGTCAGAGTCGAGTGGGTTCACTTTCCGCCCACACCCATCAGGCCGCCGATCAGGGCGCGGCGGGCGACCAGGTACACGGCGAAGATGGGGATGCCGGAGAGGACGACCGAGGCGAGCAGGGCGGGGATGTTCACGCCGAACTGGCTGACGTAGTTGAAGAGTCCGAGGGTCAGGACGCGTGGGCCGTCGGACTGGGTGAAGATCAGCGGGAAGAGGAAGCCGTTCCAGGCCTGGAGCGCCGCGAAGATGACGACCGTGCTGATGCCGCCCTTGGCCAGTGGGACGGCGAGCTGGAACAGCATCCGCTGGGGGGACGCTCCGTCCAGGGCCATCGCCTCGTACAGCTCTTCGGACACGTCCCGGAGAGTGCCGACGAGGACCAGCACCGAGACCGGCATCGCGAAGGCCGCCGTCGGCAGGATGACCGCCAACAGGCTGTCGTACAGGTTGAGTTTGGCGATGAGGAGGTAGAGGGGGACCACGACCGCCTGGGCCGGGATCGCCACGCCGAGGAGGAACAGGCGGAAGGCCAGGCCCGACCAGCGGTTGCGGGTGCGGACGGCGACGTACGCGATCGGGACGGACAGGCCGAGGACGATGGCCACGACCGCGACGGCCACGATCGCGGTGTTGCTGAGCAGATGGCCGAAGCCGCTGTTCAGCACGGTGTTGTAGTTGTCGAGCGTCGGACTCGTGGGCGGGTTCAGCGGGTTGCCGGTGAGTGCCTTGTCCTGGCTGGTGAGCGAGGCCGACAGCATCGCGTAGATCGGGACGATGACGATCGCGAGCCAGATGACCGAGCCGAGGCCCGAGACGGGGTTGCCGCGCTTCGTCCAGTGCTTGCGGCGGCGTTGTGGAGGCGGTGGCGTGGGACGCTCCTCGGTCTTCGCGGGACGCGGCAACGTATCGTGTGACACTCCGTCACATCCCTTCGCGGGTGCTGCGCATGCTGCCGAAGCCGGTCAGCCGCACGAGGATCAGGGACAGCCCCGTGGCGGCCACCACCAGGAAGGACGCGATGGCGCTCGCGTAGCCGAAGTCGTAGCTCTTGAAGCCCGCCTCGTACATCAGGTACGGCAGGATCGCCGTGTCGGTGCCCGGGCCGCCCTTGGTGAGGATCAGCACGGTCTCGAAGTACGTGAGCGAGCCGACGACCAGCAGCACGGTGGACGTCGTGACGGTGTGGCGCAGCTGCGGAAGCGTGATCGAGAAGAACTGGCGGTAGCGGCCCGCCCCGTCGATCGCCGCCGCCTGGTACAGCACCTCGGGTATCTGACGGGCCCCGCCCTGGTAGATCAGGGTGTGGAAGGGGATGAACTGCCAGCCGCCGACGAAGACGATCGCGAGGAACGCGCCGCTGGAGGAGCCCAGGATGTTCTCCTGGATGATGCCGAAGTTCGGGTCGAGCAGGGCGTAGAAGAGCAGCGCGATCGCCGTCGAGGAGAGCAGGAACGGGACGAAGAAGATCGCGGAGAGGATCGCCCGGTTGCGCTGGCGGCCCGCCGCCCAGACGCCGAGCAGCAGGGCGATCACCGTCTGGAAGAGCCAGCTCGCCGCCGTCAGCAGGACGGTGAGCCACAGGGACTGGACCATCCGGTCGTCGTTGATCAGCTTCCGCCAGTTCTCCAGGCCGACGGGCTGCGGGTCGCCCAGGCCGTCCCAGCTGGTGAAGGAGAGGTAGAAGGCCAGGATCATCGGGACCACGGCGAAGAACGCGAAGAAGAGGACGCCGGGCAGGGCCCAGGCGGCGTGCGGGCGGCCGACCGTGGAGGCCGAGGACTTCCGCGGCCTCCCGGACTCCTCGGGACTGCCGTGCTCCGCGGCCCGGCCCTTCACCCGGCCTTTCACCCGGCCCTTGGCGGGGGCCTTCGTCGGGCTCGGTGCGCTCACTTCAGCTCCTTGAGCGCCGACACGAACTGGCTCGGCGAGGACTTCCCGACGAACAGCTTGTTGATCTCGGTGAGCATCGGGGTCGCGATGTCCGCGCCCAGCGCCTGGTCCCAGGAGAGCGTGAAGGCGGGCGCCTTCTCGACCATCTCGTACTGGAACTTGGCGAACTCCGGGTTGGGCGAGGCCTCCAGCAGCTTGGCCGCGTTGGAGGTCGTCGGGATGTCGCCGTTGGCCACCAGCGCCTTCGCGTACGTCTCCGAGGCGCAGTCCTTCAGGAAGGCGATCGCGGCGTCCTTGTTCTGCGTACGGCTGTTGACGGACCAGTAGTTGGTGGGGTTGCCGACGACGTTGCGGATGTCGCCCGTGCCGCCCTCGACCGTGGGGAACGAACACCAGCCCAGGTTGTTCTTCGCGAAGGACGGGAACTTGCCGAGCTGCGTCGAGTACTCCCACGAGCCCATCAGGTGCATCGCCGCCTTGCCCTTGGCGAACACGGCCGGGGCGCCGCCGTTGACGTACGACACCGAGCTGAACTTCGAGCCGAACGCGCCGTCGTCGATGAGTTCCTTGACGGTCTCGGCGGCCTTGAGGACGGCAGGGTCGCCCCATGCGGACGCGTCGCCGCCCTGGATCTTCGCGAAGACCTCCGGTCCGCCGATGCGGTCGACGAGGTACTCCAGCCACATCAGCTCGGTCCAGGTGTCCGCGCCGCCGAGGGCGAACGGAGTGATCTTCGCCGCCTTCAGCTTGGTGTTGATGTCCTGCAACTCGGCCCAGGTGGTGGGCGGTTGGAGCTTGTGCTCGGCGAAGACGGACTTGTTGTAGAAGAGGATGACCGGCTGCATGCCGCGCATCGGTATGCCGTAGTGGCGGCCGCCGAGTCCGCCGGCCGCGAGCACGGCGGGCAGGAAGCCGCCCTTCAGGACCGGGTCGCCCTCGATCGTGTCGGTCAGGTCGACGAGTTGCTTCGCCTCCTGGTACGCCTTGATGGAGCCGCCGCCCCAGTTGAAGAAGACGTCCGGGGCGCTCGGGGAGCCCATCGCCGTGCGCAGTTTGGCCGAGTAGTCCGTGCCCGGGACCTTCTCCAGCTTCACCTTGCCCTTGGCCGTCTTGGCGGCGGCGGACTTGTTGAAACGGTCGACGGCAGCCGTCTGGACCTTCACGGCGTCGTCCCCGTACGTGAATGCGGTGATCGTGCTGCCGCCCCCGCCGGAACCGTCACCGGAGCCGCAGGCGGTCAGACCAGTGGTGAGCAGGGTGGTGGCACCGGCGCCGAGGACCCAGCGCCTGCTGAACGTCCTGCTGCTGAACGTTCCGCCGCCCAGGCTCCCGGGGCTCTCGCCCATGGGCTGCCCGCCCGTGGGCCGTCCGTCGTTGGACCGCCCGCTGATCGACTCCATGACAGCACCTCTTTTTGGACTCACGACACGAATGTTTCGGAAGGCACTTCGAATGTTCCGGGAACGTATGGCTGTCGAAGGGCTTCGTCAAGAGGTTGCGCAGGGATACGATCCGGTTCATGACTCGCCCGAATCCCGCTGTAGCCCAGTCGGCGACACTCGCCGAGATCGCCCGCGAGGCGGGAGTCTCCGCTCCGACTGTTTCGAAGGTGCTCAACGGCCGTGCCGATGTGGCCCCCTCGACCCGAACCCGGGTCGAGGAACTGCTGCGCAACCACGGCTATCGGCGCCGCCGGGCCGAGGCGTCCCGGTCACCGCTGATCGACCTCGTCTTCCACGAACTGGAGAGCGCGTGGGCGATGGAGGTCATCCGGGGCGTGGAGAACGTGGCGCGGGACGAGGGGCTGAGCGTGGTCCTCTCCGAGAGCGCGGGCCGACTCACGCCCGGGCGCACCTGGGCCGACCAGGTCGCCGCGCGCCGCCCGCACGGCGTGGTCCTCGTCCTGAACGGGCTGGACGAGTCCCAGCGGGCGTTGCTCACCAGCCGCTCGATCCCGTTCGTGGTGGTCGACCCGGCGGGCGACCCGGGCGACGACGTGCCGTCCGTGGGCGCCACCAACTGGCAGGGCGGCCTCGCGGCCACCCGGCACCTCGCCGACCTCGGCCACCGGCGCATCGGCGTGATCAGCGGACCCTCGCGGATGATGTGCAGCCGGGCCCGGCTCGACGGCTACCGCGCGGCGCTCGACACGGCCGGGCTGCCGGTCGACCCCACGCTCGTCCGCACCGGCGACTTCCACCACGAGAGCGGCTACCGGGAGGGTCTTGAGCTGCTGAAGCTCCCCGACCGTCCGACGGCCGTCTTCGCGGGCAACGACCTCCAGGCACTCGGTCTGTACGAGGCCGCCCGCGAGCTGGGTCTGCGCGTGCCGGAGGACCTCAGCATCGTCGGTTTCGACGATCTGCCGGTGGCCCGCTGGGTCGGCCCGCCGCTGACCACCGTCCGTCAGCCGCTCACGGAGATGGCCGAGGCCGCGGCCCGGCTCGTCCTCGACCTGGGCCGTGGCGAGCGCCCGTCGGCGGCGACCCGGGTGGAACTGGCCACGAGCCTGGTGGTGCGCAGCAGCACGGCGGCGCCGGCAGGGGAGGGGCGGGCTGCGTACTTCGGGGCGCAGTGATCGAGTCGACCGGTGAGCCGCGCCCGGACGGCCCATCGGTCGAGTCCGTCCGGCGCTTCGGTCTGCCCGGACGGCGCTTCGAAACTTTCGAAGGCTCTCGGAGGGGTGCCCTCCGCCTCTTGGGGCAACTGAGAAGACTCAACGAAATATGAGAGTTTGACTAGTAAAACCGCGAAGTGGTTCCTCGTTGTAATAATTCGGACTTACGTTCCTCTCTGTGAGCGGAGAAGACGAACACGGGGGCGCCGCGACAGCGGGCGCGGGGCGGCAACGATCCAGACGGGCACGGCTGTTCAGGGCCGCGGGGATCGCGCTCGGGTGCGTCCTGGTCGTCTCGCTGGCCGGTGCGGCATGGGCGTACTGGCATCTGAACCAGAACATCAAGAGCGTCGACATCGACAGCGCGCTGGGCGACGACCGCCCGGCGAGGGCGATGACGACGCCGAGCCCCTATGGCGCGGCCTCCCCCTCCCCGCTCCCGAGCGGCGCGCTCAACATCCTGGTCCTCGGCTCCGACTCGCGAGACGGCAAGCGGAACAAGGAACTTGGCGGCGGCAGCAGCGGCGGAGCCCGTTCCGACACCGCGATGGTCATCCACCTCGACGAGGGCCGGACGAAGGCGACCGTCGTGAGCATCCCGCGCGACACGCTCGTCACGCGCCCCTCCTGCCCGCGGGAGTCCGGCGGTTCGACATCGGTGTCGTACGGCGCGATGTTCAACTCCGCGTACTCGGTCGGCGGGCCCGTCTGCGCCGTCAAGACCGTGGAGTCCATGACGAACGTCCGCATGGACCACTACATCGAGATCGACTTCGCGGGCTTCGCCGACCTGGTGGACGCGCTGGACGGGGTCACGGTGACGACGGACGAGGACATCTCCGACCCGGACAGCCACCTCGAACTGGAGGCGGGCACCCACCACCTCGACGGCGCGAAGGCCCTGGCCCTCGCGCGCACCCGGCACGGCATAGGCGACGAGAGCGACCTCGGCCGCATAGGTCTCCAGCAGCAACTGGTGAAGGCCCTCCTCGACCAGGTCGACTCCACGAACCTCCTCACCAACCCCACCCGCCTCTACCGGGTCGCCGACGCCCTCACCGACAGCCTCACCACGGACACCGGCCTCAACTCCCTCACCGAACTGATGAGCCTCGGCCAGAGCCTGAAGTCCCTCTCCTCCGCAACAACGGAGACGGTGATGATGCCGGTGGTCCCCGCCCCGTCCGACCCCAACCGGGTGGTTGCGAACGAGCCGGAGGCGAGCGAGCTGTGGGAGTCGTTGCGGTGAGGGGCTTTTAGCAGGTGGGAGGGGGATGTCGGGTAACACCGGCTGGTCTTCACCCCGTTGAGGGGCAGCGGCCGGATGCGGCAGCCGCCAAGGCCCCCTCGGACCCATCATGCTGAGGTGCTCCGGGGACCCTCACGGCGTTCGCGCCACCGACTTGTCCGAGACTCCGTCATCGCCGGCGCAGGCCTGACCTTCGTCGGGCTCGCCACGACACTGCTGGTGAGCGGCGACAGCAACGACGACAACCAACTGGCCACGGTGGCCAGTCTGTTCGTGGGAATCGCCTCACTGCTCGTGGCGCTCATGGATTTCTTCCGCCAGGAGCCGACGCCCGCCGACCCTGCCGCGTACGCCGACGATCTCGCCCTCACGCTCAGGGCGCAGTGGCTGGAGGAGGCGGAGTCGCGGCGGTTGCGGGATCCGCGGGTGCTGCCGCTCGTGTGGACGACGACGTCCCGGCCGGTGGCCGACGAACCCCACACCTCGGCCTCCGGGCCGCGGGTGCTGCGCGTGCGCCTCGACGGCCGCCTGGACGGCCGCTTCGATGCGGTCATCGGCCAACTCGCCGAACGCTATGAGCAGTTGCCGCAACGCCGTCTGGTCGTCATCGGTGAGCCCGGCGCGGGCAAGACGGTCCTGGCGATGCTGCTGACCCTGGGCCTGCTGGGTGCCCGGCAGCCGGGCGGACGCGTCCCGGTCCTGCTCCCCGTCTCGACCTGGGACCCCGTACGCGAGCCCCTCGACGACTGGATCGTGCGGACACTCGCGGTGCCGTACTACAGCGGACGTCAGGAGATTCCGCGTGCCCTGCTGGCTCACGGGCTGCTCCTTCCTGTCCTGGACGGACTGGACGAGATCCCCGAGTCGGCCCGCCGCGGAGCCATCCGGGGCATCAATCACGCGATCGGCGGTGAACGGCCGGTCGTCGTCACGTGCCGTGCCGTGGAGTACGAGGAGCTGATCCGAGGCGGGGCTCCGACGCTGCGACAGGCACCCGTGGTGGAGGTGACGCCGGTGCCGCCCCGGGATGTCATCGGATACCTGCGGGACGTGGACTGGCCGGAGGGCGGCGCAGGGTGGGACGGCGTCTTCGCCCGACTGGGCGCCGAGCCCGGCGGTCCACTGGCCGTAGCGCTGTCCACCCCGCTGATGGTGACCACGGCACGTCTGGTGTACCAGCGCGGTGGTGGTGACCCGGCCGAACTCCTCGACCGGGAGCGGTTCGACTGCCGGTACGCGGTGGAGGATCACCTCACGCACCGGGTTGTCGATGCGACGTACGGGCCGGATCCAGGCGGGCCGGAGGGGGCGGCGGCAGGGGAACCATGGGACGCCGAGCGGGCTCGGCGATGGCTGACGTTTCTGGCCCGCTATCTGCACGATCACCGGGAGCGGGATCTGGCTTGGTGGCTCGTGAGCGGGCGGGTGCTGCCGGTGTGGGCGGGGCCGGTTCTGGCCTTCGGACTGGGACTGTCACTGGCCGTCGGGGCCGTGGTGTGGACCGCCGCGGCCAGAGGGTTCGGGCAGGCACTGTCGAGCAATGACGTTCTCGTCCCCATGTACATCGGTGGAGCCTTCGCACTGATCAGCTGCCTCATCTGGTACGCGGCGGGAACCCGTCCGCCGGGTCGGCTCTCCTTCTCGCTGCGGGGGTCCGCCGGGCGGTTGCGGCGTGGATTTCGCCTCGGTGTCCTGCTGGGAGCGGCGGCCGTGGTGCCGGTGACCGCCGGGACGTGCGTCTTCCGGGTTCTCACACAGACGCCGGGACCGGGCTCGTTGCAGGCCGCGGCGGACGTGTCCGAGTCGTTCATGGTCTGCGTCACCCTGAGCCTGGTGGCCGGAGTGGCTCTCGCCGCGCACAACTGGCTCAACGCACCTCCGTCCAGGGCGACCCAGGCAAGTCCCCTGAAGTCCTATGCGCAGGACCGCCGTTCCGCGCTGGCCGGGGCATCGGTGGGAGGATTCGTCGTCGGAGCCGCCGGGCTGCTTGGGCTGCATGTCGGTCAGTTGGCGGGGGACCTGGTCTTCCGCGCGCTCACAGACTGGCCGGGCTTG from Streptomyces sp. NBC_00258 includes:
- a CDS encoding LCP family protein, whose translation is MSGEDEHGGAATAGAGRQRSRRARLFRAAGIALGCVLVVSLAGAAWAYWHLNQNIKSVDIDSALGDDRPARAMTTPSPYGAASPSPLPSGALNILVLGSDSRDGKRNKELGGGSSGGARSDTAMVIHLDEGRTKATVVSIPRDTLVTRPSCPRESGGSTSVSYGAMFNSAYSVGGPVCAVKTVESMTNVRMDHYIEIDFAGFADLVDALDGVTVTTDEDISDPDSHLELEAGTHHLDGAKALALARTRHGIGDESDLGRIGLQQQLVKALLDQVDSTNLLTNPTRLYRVADALTDSLTTDTGLNSLTELMSLGQSLKSLSSATTETVMMPVVPAPSDPNRVVANEPEASELWESLR
- a CDS encoding carbohydrate ABC transporter permease, which produces MPGVLFFAFFAVVPMILAFYLSFTSWDGLGDPQPVGLENWRKLINDDRMVQSLWLTVLLTAASWLFQTVIALLLGVWAAGRQRNRAILSAIFFVPFLLSSTAIALLFYALLDPNFGIIQENILGSSSGAFLAIVFVGGWQFIPFHTLIYQGGARQIPEVLYQAAAIDGAGRYRQFFSITLPQLRHTVTTSTVLLVVGSLTYFETVLILTKGGPGTDTAILPYLMYEAGFKSYDFGYASAIASFLVVAATGLSLILVRLTGFGSMRSTREGM
- a CDS encoding NACHT domain-containing protein encodes the protein MLRGPSRRSRHRLVRDSVIAGAGLTFVGLATTLLVSGDSNDDNQLATVASLFVGIASLLVALMDFFRQEPTPADPAAYADDLALTLRAQWLEEAESRRLRDPRVLPLVWTTTSRPVADEPHTSASGPRVLRVRLDGRLDGRFDAVIGQLAERYEQLPQRRLVVIGEPGAGKTVLAMLLTLGLLGARQPGGRVPVLLPVSTWDPVREPLDDWIVRTLAVPYYSGRQEIPRALLAHGLLLPVLDGLDEIPESARRGAIRGINHAIGGERPVVVTCRAVEYEELIRGGAPTLRQAPVVEVTPVPPRDVIGYLRDVDWPEGGAGWDGVFARLGAEPGGPLAVALSTPLMVTTARLVYQRGGGDPAELLDRERFDCRYAVEDHLTHRVVDATYGPDPGGPEGAAAGEPWDAERARRWLTFLARYLHDHRERDLAWWLVSGRVLPVWAGPVLAFGLGLSLAVGAVVWTAAARGFGQALSSNDVLVPMYIGGAFALISCLIWYAAGTRPPGRLSFSLRGSAGRLRRGFRLGVLLGAAAVVPVTAGTCVFRVLTQTPGPGSLQAAADVSESFMVCVTLSLVAGVALAAHNWLNAPPSRATQASPLKSYAQDRRSALAGASVGGFVVGAAGLLGLHVGQLAGDLVFRALTDWPGLPGTGDVSDSAAFKWRQDNEALGLDSHGWGMPFVLPGVAFALFILMTRAWPRFLLAKVWLAVSGQLPWRLFAFLGDARRREIVKQSNSTYQFRHIRLQEALAGEPAYAERAVAVRSVALGAVRRRLVLGAGVAAVMGGGAALVGRHKDQGEVLYWDRDEVPMTAVAFRPGTDELVWGARDGRLWRGNQGRTELLLGRRPRPAGSGNSYWNWGVTSVAFPADGGVLAVGRNGQLKTLNVRGQPEWRTYEKESPPTRELAFGGEGRHLSGFTESDSRPVLLGIDEDGRLKGNGTSEKGTREMTAAGWLSANRLVRLGQDGRVWVYVAPEFTKRSRIPMAGAPEGDDSLFSGEKMAASPHDDCLYVDFTMASAGQSGLWRPDQRDGKWHRTGAVPSPSLVMFHPEKPLLALSRIFLDVEWSGDGTIELWRTDGTPSRWKIFHGHMGEVSSMSFNSNGTKLASASYDGTVRLWNIGHLP
- a CDS encoding carbohydrate ABC transporter permease, producing the protein MSHDTLPRPAKTEERPTPPPPQRRRKHWTKRGNPVSGLGSVIWLAIVIVPIYAMLSASLTSQDKALTGNPLNPPTSPTLDNYNTVLNSGFGHLLSNTAIVAVAVVAIVLGLSVPIAYVAVRTRNRWSGLAFRLFLLGVAIPAQAVVVPLYLLIAKLNLYDSLLAVILPTAAFAMPVSVLVLVGTLRDVSEELYEAMALDGASPQRMLFQLAVPLAKGGISTVVIFAALQAWNGFLFPLIFTQSDGPRVLTLGLFNYVSQFGVNIPALLASVVLSGIPIFAVYLVARRALIGGLMGVGGK
- a CDS encoding ABC transporter substrate-binding protein translates to MGESPGSLGGGTFSSRTFSRRWVLGAGATTLLTTGLTACGSGDGSGGGGSTITAFTYGDDAVKVQTAAVDRFNKSAAAKTAKGKVKLEKVPGTDYSAKLRTAMGSPSAPDVFFNWGGGSIKAYQEAKQLVDLTDTIEGDPVLKGGFLPAVLAAGGLGGRHYGIPMRGMQPVILFYNKSVFAEHKLQPPTTWAELQDINTKLKAAKITPFALGGADTWTELMWLEYLVDRIGGPEVFAKIQGGDASAWGDPAVLKAAETVKELIDDGAFGSKFSSVSYVNGGAPAVFAKGKAAMHLMGSWEYSTQLGKFPSFAKNNLGWCSFPTVEGGTGDIRNVVGNPTNYWSVNSRTQNKDAAIAFLKDCASETYAKALVANGDIPTTSNAAKLLEASPNPEFAKFQYEMVEKAPAFTLSWDQALGADIATPMLTEINKLFVGKSSPSQFVSALKELK
- a CDS encoding LacI family DNA-binding transcriptional regulator, which encodes MTRPNPAVAQSATLAEIAREAGVSAPTVSKVLNGRADVAPSTRTRVEELLRNHGYRRRRAEASRSPLIDLVFHELESAWAMEVIRGVENVARDEGLSVVLSESAGRLTPGRTWADQVAARRPHGVVLVLNGLDESQRALLTSRSIPFVVVDPAGDPGDDVPSVGATNWQGGLAATRHLADLGHRRIGVISGPSRMMCSRARLDGYRAALDTAGLPVDPTLVRTGDFHHESGYREGLELLKLPDRPTAVFAGNDLQALGLYEAARELGLRVPEDLSIVGFDDLPVARWVGPPLTTVRQPLTEMAEAAARLVLDLGRGERPSAATRVELATSLVVRSSTAAPAGEGRAAYFGAQ